One region of Baekduia soli genomic DNA includes:
- a CDS encoding SEC-C metal-binding domain-containing protein, with amino-acid sequence MTSAGRGPAHEGRVRALEARIDALEEAADYDGAIAVLGELAELTGEDQRWHVAWMHVQAGRRAEARALWDALAGEHPADPTVPFLAGSAEAEAGRPADAAPWFARALELALGGGADGETLRQIVGARTEALADAGLPAQEIDDLARRALARAAAQGADTPVATPFFPAAEFALALEAWPAFAADWRDDGHAAYAHELDLRMRAVAPNAPRHPVVVPLTVAAVTASAEGHGIDPDWAEARARAAYEAAQDGHAVAWPPGRNEPCWCGSGAKYKRCCGR; translated from the coding sequence ATGACGTCGGCCGGCCGCGGCCCGGCCCACGAGGGCCGCGTGCGGGCGCTCGAGGCGCGCATCGACGCGCTCGAGGAGGCCGCCGACTACGACGGGGCCATCGCCGTGCTGGGCGAGCTGGCCGAGCTCACCGGCGAGGACCAGCGCTGGCACGTCGCGTGGATGCACGTCCAGGCCGGGCGGCGCGCCGAGGCCCGCGCGCTCTGGGACGCGCTGGCGGGCGAGCACCCCGCCGACCCGACGGTCCCCTTCCTGGCCGGCAGCGCCGAGGCCGAGGCCGGGCGGCCCGCCGACGCCGCGCCCTGGTTCGCCCGGGCGCTGGAGCTCGCCCTCGGCGGCGGGGCCGACGGCGAGACGCTGCGCCAGATCGTCGGGGCCCGCACGGAGGCGCTCGCCGACGCCGGCCTGCCCGCCCAGGAGATCGACGACCTCGCGCGCCGGGCGCTGGCCCGGGCCGCCGCGCAGGGCGCCGACACGCCCGTGGCGACGCCGTTCTTCCCGGCGGCCGAGTTCGCCCTCGCGCTGGAGGCCTGGCCCGCGTTCGCCGCCGACTGGCGCGACGACGGCCACGCCGCCTACGCCCACGAGCTCGACCTGCGCATGCGCGCGGTGGCGCCCAACGCGCCGCGCCACCCCGTCGTCGTCCCCCTGACGGTCGCGGCGGTGACCGCCAGCGCCGAGGGCCACGGCATCGACCCCGACTGGGCCGAGGCGCGGGCGCGCGCGGCCTACGAGGCCGCGCAGGACGGGCACGCCGTCGCGTGGCCGCCCGGGCGCAACGAGCCGTGCTGGTGCGGGTCGGGCGCGAAGTACAAGCGCTGCTGCGGCCGTTGA
- a CDS encoding enoyl-CoA hydratase/isomerase family protein, translated as MAGELLIDEPLDGVRRLTISNPAKRNALDHGILDAIATAVPAAEADPCVRALLLTGADGMFSSGYDIGDIPDDVFAVEAERLVAHPYTEAIDALAATDLPTVAALPGHTIGGGLELALACDLRLGRDGITLGMPPAKLGLVYSHTGLRRFLDAIGEPRTRELFLLGRTIGARTAREWGLLHAVAGAEDLEAEALDWAAELAANAPLSIAGNKQVLRALLAAEGALDPEAEAALVALRRDCFASADLREGVRAFAEKRPARWQGR; from the coding sequence GTGGCGGGCGAACTGCTCATCGACGAGCCCCTCGACGGGGTCCGTCGGCTCACGATCTCCAACCCGGCCAAGCGCAACGCGCTGGACCACGGGATCCTCGACGCGATCGCGACGGCGGTCCCGGCGGCCGAGGCCGACCCGTGCGTCCGGGCCCTGCTGCTGACGGGCGCCGACGGCATGTTCTCCTCCGGATACGACATCGGCGACATCCCCGACGACGTGTTCGCCGTCGAGGCCGAGCGCCTCGTCGCCCACCCCTACACGGAGGCGATCGACGCGCTGGCCGCCACCGACCTGCCCACGGTGGCGGCGCTGCCCGGGCACACGATCGGCGGCGGCCTGGAGCTCGCGCTGGCCTGCGACCTGCGGCTGGGCCGCGACGGCATCACCCTCGGGATGCCGCCGGCCAAGCTCGGCCTCGTCTACTCCCACACGGGGCTGCGCCGGTTCCTGGACGCCATCGGAGAGCCGCGCACGCGCGAGCTGTTCCTGCTCGGCCGCACGATCGGCGCGCGGACCGCGCGTGAATGGGGGCTGCTGCACGCCGTCGCCGGCGCCGAGGACCTCGAGGCCGAGGCGCTGGACTGGGCGGCCGAGCTGGCCGCCAACGCCCCGCTGTCCATCGCGGGCAACAAGCAGGTGCTCCGCGCGCTGCTCGCCGCGGAGGGGGCGCTGGATCCCGAGGCCGAGGCCGCGCTCGTCGCGCTGCGCCGCGACTGCTTCGCCTCGGCCGACCTGCGCGAGGGCGTGCGGGCCTTCGCGGAGAAGCGCCCGGCGCGCTGGCAGGGCCGATGA
- a CDS encoding SDR family NAD(P)-dependent oxidoreductase: MFDLSGRTAIVVGGASGLGLAIAAGLAAHGADVAVADLDAARAQETAAALTASTGRRATGVTVDVRDAASVETAADTVAEWGGAIDIAFHLAGINDRRPVLDLEVEAFERVLDVNLVGLYACCRAVGRHMVARGSGRIVNVASIFGHVAARNQAAYAASKGGVVQLTRVLAHEWAAHGVQVNALSPAHIRTPLAAPVIDDDVTGPWVRSRILRGAAGETWEVIGPALFLASDAASFVTGSSLIVDGGWLAG; the protein is encoded by the coding sequence CTGTTCGACCTCTCCGGCCGAACCGCCATCGTCGTCGGCGGCGCCTCGGGCCTCGGCCTGGCGATCGCCGCCGGCCTGGCCGCCCACGGCGCCGACGTCGCTGTCGCCGACCTCGACGCCGCACGCGCGCAGGAGACCGCCGCCGCGCTGACGGCCTCCACCGGCCGGCGCGCCACGGGCGTCACGGTCGACGTGCGCGACGCCGCCTCCGTCGAGACGGCCGCCGACACCGTCGCCGAGTGGGGCGGGGCCATCGACATCGCCTTCCACCTCGCCGGGATCAACGACCGCCGGCCCGTGCTCGACCTCGAGGTCGAGGCCTTCGAGCGCGTGCTCGACGTCAACCTCGTCGGCCTCTACGCCTGCTGCCGGGCCGTCGGGCGCCACATGGTCGCGCGCGGCAGCGGGCGGATCGTCAACGTCGCCTCGATCTTCGGCCACGTCGCCGCGCGCAACCAGGCCGCCTACGCGGCCAGCAAGGGCGGCGTCGTGCAGCTCACGCGCGTGCTCGCCCACGAGTGGGCGGCCCACGGCGTGCAGGTCAACGCGCTGAGCCCCGCGCACATCCGCACCCCGCTGGCCGCGCCGGTCATCGACGACGACGTCACCGGGCCATGGGTCCGCAGCCGCATCCTGCGCGGAGCGGCGGGTGAGACCTGGGAGGTCATCGGGCCCGCGCTCTTCCTGGCCAGCGACGCCGCGAGCTTCGTGACCGGGTCCTCGCTCATCGTGGACGGCGGTTGGCTCGCCGGCTGA
- a CDS encoding response regulator, translated as MRSGGPIRVLLCDDAEGFRALMRSSLADDPSIEIVGEASDGEEGVQATADLQPDVVLLDMSMPRLSGLQAIPRMRRRAPRTSIIGLSSLSASRMRGPSLEIGAHSYLEKGTELEEIRAAIHEAADDRG; from the coding sequence GTGCGATCCGGCGGCCCCATCCGAGTCCTGCTCTGCGACGACGCCGAGGGCTTCCGCGCGCTCATGCGCTCGTCGCTGGCCGACGACCCGTCGATCGAGATCGTCGGCGAGGCCTCCGACGGCGAGGAGGGCGTGCAGGCCACGGCCGACCTGCAGCCCGACGTCGTGCTGCTGGACATGTCGATGCCCCGCCTGAGCGGCCTGCAGGCCATTCCGCGGATGCGCCGCCGCGCGCCGCGGACGTCGATCATCGGCCTGTCGAGCCTCAGCGCCTCCCGCATGCGCGGCCCGTCGCTCGAGATCGGCGCGCACTCCTACCTCGAGAAGGGCACCGAGCTCGAGGAGATCCGCGCGGCGATCCACGAGGCCGCCGACGACCGCGGGTAG
- the bioF gene encoding 8-amino-7-oxononanoate synthase: MRHVSGPQGSRVVLDGRPVLLLCSNNYLGLADHPRVREAAADAAMRWGAGAGASRLVSGTMTVHRRLEEALAAFKQTEAAVLFGSGYLANLGVIGALARLESDPGRPAVVFSDELNHASLIDGCRLARAETFVYDHGDVEHLAWGIGRSRAAGATGGVIVTDSVFSMDGDVAPLHDIVELARRHGLRTVVDEAHGTGCLGPGGRGAVAEAGLEGQIDVLVGTLGKALGAYGAFAACSASMRDYLTNTARSLIFSTALPPPAVAAALAALEVLGEQPDLPTRLQANAGIMRDELAREGFDVAGSATQIVPLVVGDPELAMALCETAIEQGVFAQAIRPPTVPTGTSRLRLALMATHTRDELRAAAHTLGRAALKAGFRPGAGPPVAAASAGHPEQRLPSAGSAPGQAAPTAA, from the coding sequence ATGCGCCACGTCAGCGGCCCGCAGGGCTCGCGGGTGGTGCTCGACGGGCGCCCCGTCCTGCTGTTGTGCTCCAACAACTACCTCGGGCTGGCCGACCACCCGCGGGTGCGCGAGGCGGCCGCCGACGCGGCGATGCGCTGGGGCGCCGGCGCCGGCGCCTCGCGCCTGGTCTCGGGCACGATGACCGTGCATCGCCGGCTCGAGGAGGCGCTGGCGGCCTTCAAGCAGACCGAGGCGGCGGTCCTGTTCGGCTCGGGCTACCTGGCCAACCTGGGCGTCATCGGCGCGCTCGCCCGCCTGGAGTCGGACCCCGGCCGCCCGGCCGTCGTGTTCTCCGACGAGCTCAACCACGCCTCGCTCATCGACGGCTGCCGGCTGGCCCGCGCGGAGACGTTCGTCTACGACCACGGCGACGTGGAGCACCTGGCCTGGGGCATCGGGCGCAGCCGGGCGGCGGGCGCCACGGGCGGCGTCATCGTCACCGACTCGGTGTTCTCCATGGACGGCGACGTCGCGCCGCTGCACGACATCGTCGAGCTCGCCCGGCGCCACGGGCTGCGCACCGTCGTCGACGAGGCCCACGGCACCGGCTGCCTGGGCCCGGGCGGCCGCGGCGCCGTCGCCGAGGCCGGCCTGGAGGGCCAGATCGACGTCCTCGTCGGCACGCTGGGCAAGGCCCTGGGCGCCTACGGCGCGTTCGCCGCCTGCTCGGCGTCCATGCGCGACTACCTGACCAACACGGCGCGCTCGCTCATCTTCTCCACGGCCCTGCCGCCGCCCGCGGTCGCCGCGGCGCTGGCCGCGCTGGAGGTGCTGGGCGAGCAGCCCGACCTGCCGACGCGGCTGCAGGCCAACGCGGGCATCATGCGCGACGAGCTGGCCCGCGAGGGCTTCGACGTCGCCGGCTCGGCCACGCAGATCGTGCCGCTCGTGGTCGGCGACCCCGAGCTGGCCATGGCCCTCTGCGAGACCGCGATCGAGCAGGGCGTCTTCGCCCAGGCCATCCGGCCGCCGACGGTGCCGACCGGCACCTCGCGCCTGCGCCTCGCGCTCATGGCCACCCACACGCGCGACGAGCTGCGCGCCGCCGCCCACACGCTGGGCCGCGCCGCGCTCAAGGCGGGCTTCCGGCCCGGCGCGGGGCCGCCCGTCGCCGCGGCGTCCGCCGGCCATCCCGAGCAGCGACTGCCCTCCGCGGGATCGGCCCCCGGTCAGGCGGCGCCCACGGCCGCCTGA
- a CDS encoding cupin domain-containing protein, whose amino-acid sequence MKVIRPGAVHEEPRGVVGGHEVSRATTGTDSNIFMGIFRLPAGARSRPHFHAGCESACYMLRGTMRIRWGERLEHVVELEQGDMLWVPPRETHVLENPSPDEDAEYVVARDSPTEDAVEVPWAPQ is encoded by the coding sequence GTGAAGGTCATCAGGCCGGGCGCCGTCCACGAGGAGCCGCGCGGCGTGGTCGGCGGCCACGAGGTGTCGCGGGCCACGACCGGCACCGACTCCAACATCTTCATGGGGATCTTCCGGCTGCCGGCCGGGGCACGGTCGCGCCCGCACTTCCACGCCGGCTGCGAGAGCGCGTGCTACATGCTGCGCGGCACGATGCGCATCCGCTGGGGCGAGCGCCTGGAGCACGTCGTCGAGCTCGAGCAGGGCGACATGCTGTGGGTGCCGCCGCGCGAGACCCACGTGCTGGAGAACCCCTCGCCCGACGAGGACGCCGAGTACGTCGTCGCGCGCGACTCCCCCACCGAGGACGCCGTCGAGGTGCCCTGGGCCCCGCAGTGA
- a CDS encoding PQQ-dependent sugar dehydrogenase, with translation MRPRSPRPSRCCCRPARASAPTGCWDRHGHGGGEFDAHHNAQRLDPATDDPAAGADALPGKLLRIDPAPGDGCGGACTIPAGNAGFAQREVWAHGLRNPWRSGFDDATGDLLLARAPVSARLADGTVRREDAVVVVR, from the coding sequence GTGAGACCGCGCTCGCCGCGGCCCTCGCGCTGCTGCTGCCGGCCGGCTCGCGCTTCGGCCCCGACGGGATGCTGGGATCGGCACGGGCACGGGGGCGGCGAGTTCGACGCCCATCACAACGCCCAGCGGCTGGACCCGGCGACCGACGACCCCGCCGCGGGCGCCGACGCGCTGCCGGGCAAGCTGCTGCGGATCGACCCGGCCCCCGGCGACGGCTGCGGCGGGGCGTGCACGATCCCGGCGGGCAACGCGGGCTTCGCGCAGCGCGAGGTGTGGGCCCATGGCCTGCGCAACCCGTGGCGGTCCGGCTTCGACGACGCGACGGGCGACCTGCTGCTCGCCCGCGCGCCGGTCTCGGCGCGCCTCGCCGACGGCACCGTCCGCCGCGAGGACGCCGTCGTCGTCGTGCGCTGA
- a CDS encoding ACT domain-containing protein, which produces MRLRVLPGEHAVCRLAEGARTPDPPATAGGFWSLTLAGAERSLVCAEALAPTDGVVVGGWRILELAGPLDLGLVGVLAAVAAPLAHAAVPVFPIATHDTDWILVPGERLAAAVGALRAAGHEVDGAEG; this is translated from the coding sequence GTGAGGCTCCGGGTCCTGCCGGGCGAGCACGCCGTCTGCCGCCTGGCCGAGGGCGCCCGGACCCCGGACCCGCCGGCGACCGCCGGCGGCTTCTGGTCGCTGACGCTCGCCGGAGCCGAGCGGTCGCTCGTGTGCGCCGAGGCGCTGGCGCCCACCGACGGCGTGGTGGTCGGCGGCTGGCGGATCCTGGAGCTCGCGGGCCCGCTCGACCTCGGCCTCGTCGGCGTCCTGGCGGCGGTCGCCGCACCGCTGGCACACGCCGCGGTGCCCGTCTTCCCCATCGCGACGCACGACACGGACTGGATCCTCGTCCCCGGCGAGCGCCTGGCGGCGGCCGTCGGCGCGCTGCGGGCCGCCGGGCACGAGGTGGACGGCGCCGAGGGCTAG
- a CDS encoding VOC family protein — protein sequence MQLHGIHHISAITGDARRNLDFYTRVLGLRLVAKSVNQDDPTVYHLFYADEEGRPGSEMTFFEYPHAIPGRPGAGMVHRIVWRVGSPAALDFWAQRLEALETPVTRTPGAVRFSDPEGLDHELVVPASGDAPLAAEHPDIPARHALQGFEGVRAYAHDPQASGALLERVLGATPAGDATWELRGADRGGWIAYDPAPAERGRQSGGSVHHVAWGTTAAEHLRWQERFEDAGLRTSGIIDRTYFKSIYFREPSGVLFEIADDAPGFTIDDPLPELGRRIILPPQLEPRRAEIEARLTPLPDPRAERAAAAS from the coding sequence ATGCAGCTGCACGGCATCCACCACATCTCGGCCATCACCGGCGACGCCCGGCGCAACCTCGACTTCTACACGCGGGTCCTCGGCCTGCGGCTGGTGGCCAAGAGCGTCAACCAGGACGACCCGACCGTCTACCACCTGTTCTACGCCGACGAAGAGGGCCGCCCCGGGTCGGAGATGACGTTCTTCGAGTACCCCCACGCGATCCCGGGCCGCCCGGGCGCGGGCATGGTCCATCGCATCGTGTGGCGCGTCGGCTCGCCGGCGGCCCTGGACTTCTGGGCGCAGCGGCTCGAGGCCCTCGAGACCCCGGTCACCCGCACCCCGGGGGCCGTGCGCTTCAGCGACCCGGAGGGCCTGGACCACGAACTGGTCGTGCCCGCCTCCGGCGACGCCCCACTGGCCGCCGAGCACCCCGACATCCCCGCCCGGCACGCGCTGCAGGGCTTCGAGGGCGTGCGCGCCTACGCCCACGACCCGCAGGCCTCCGGCGCGCTCCTGGAGCGGGTGCTCGGCGCCACGCCGGCCGGCGACGCGACCTGGGAGCTGCGCGGTGCCGACCGCGGCGGCTGGATCGCCTACGACCCGGCCCCCGCCGAGCGCGGGCGCCAGAGCGGCGGCAGCGTGCACCACGTGGCGTGGGGCACGACGGCGGCCGAGCACCTGCGGTGGCAGGAGCGGTTCGAGGACGCGGGCCTGCGCACGAGCGGCATCATCGACCGCACGTACTTCAAGTCGATCTACTTCCGCGAGCCCAGCGGCGTGCTGTTCGAGATCGCCGACGACGCGCCCGGCTTCACGATCGACGACCCGCTGCCCGAGCTCGGCCGCCGGATCATCCTGCCGCCGCAGCTCGAGCCGCGCCGCGCCGAGATCGAGGCGCGCCTGACGCCGCTGCCCGACCCGCGGGCGGAGCGCGCCGCCGCGGCGTCCTAG
- a CDS encoding Rossmann-fold NAD(P)-binding domain-containing protein: MPDVLRPGVLDGLTIAIAGAGGGPGDVGRRAAELGARVVALAADAADEEAVAAEVAAVGPFDVLVVDATAPFATAGGGLAGLRAAVDGGWNVVRAAVAGGWADEARAGGKIVLLAPGAADGEHAAAVGAALENEARTLSVEWARFGVRVTAVLGGDAGLRAETTAFLASAAGDYYSGCAFRPADRRVI, translated from the coding sequence GTGCCCGACGTCCTGCGGCCCGGGGTCCTCGACGGCCTGACCATCGCGATCGCCGGCGCCGGCGGGGGGCCGGGCGACGTCGGGCGGCGTGCGGCCGAGCTCGGCGCGCGGGTCGTCGCCCTGGCCGCCGACGCCGCCGACGAGGAGGCCGTCGCGGCCGAGGTCGCCGCCGTGGGCCCGTTCGACGTCCTCGTGGTCGACGCGACGGCGCCGTTCGCGACCGCCGGCGGCGGGCTGGCGGGCCTGCGCGCCGCCGTCGACGGCGGCTGGAACGTCGTCCGCGCCGCGGTCGCGGGCGGGTGGGCCGACGAGGCCCGCGCGGGCGGCAAGATCGTGCTGCTGGCGCCGGGGGCGGCCGACGGCGAGCACGCCGCCGCGGTCGGGGCGGCGCTGGAGAACGAGGCGCGCACCCTCTCGGTCGAGTGGGCGCGCTTCGGCGTGCGCGTCACCGCGGTCCTCGGCGGCGACGCCGGCCTGCGCGCCGAGACCACGGCGTTCCTGGCCTCCGCCGCCGGCGACTACTACTCCGGCTGCGCGTTCCGGCCGGCCGACCGCCGGGTGATATAG
- a CDS encoding biotin/lipoyl-binding carrier protein produces the protein MPDIQAHITGTVWKIECQIGDRVAEGDTVVILESMKMEMPVEAEDEGVVKEILCEEGQAVNEGDSLVVLE, from the coding sequence GTGCCGGACATCCAGGCCCACATCACGGGCACCGTGTGGAAGATCGAATGCCAGATCGGCGACCGCGTCGCCGAGGGCGACACCGTCGTGATCCTCGAGTCGATGAAGATGGAGATGCCCGTCGAGGCCGAGGACGAGGGCGTGGTCAAGGAGATCCTCTGCGAGGAGGGCCAAGCGGTCAACGAGGGCGACAGCCTCGTCGTCCTGGAGTAG
- the bioD gene encoding dethiobiotin synthase → MVARRGLFVTGTDTEVGKSVVAAAIAAALVADGATVGAFKPVVTGLDEPEPDKPADHVLLGHCAGVAPELVAPLRFGPAVSPHLAAELAGVAIEPEVLVDTARRNGEGRTLVAEGVGGLLVPLTAGGWLVRDLVVALGLPAIVVARPGLGTINHTLLTLEAARGAGIDVRAVVLSGWPDEPSAMQVSNRRTIGELGHVEVAVLPHVGGFTVAELARVGRTLPYDRWL, encoded by the coding sequence ATGGTCGCGCGGCGCGGCCTGTTCGTCACCGGCACCGACACCGAGGTCGGCAAGAGCGTCGTGGCCGCCGCGATCGCCGCGGCGCTCGTGGCCGACGGCGCCACGGTCGGTGCGTTCAAGCCGGTGGTGACCGGGCTCGACGAGCCCGAGCCCGACAAGCCCGCCGACCACGTCCTGCTCGGCCACTGCGCCGGGGTGGCGCCCGAGCTCGTGGCGCCGCTGCGCTTCGGCCCCGCGGTGTCCCCGCACCTGGCCGCTGAGCTGGCGGGCGTCGCGATCGAGCCCGAGGTCCTCGTCGACACCGCTCGGCGCAACGGCGAGGGCCGGACGCTCGTGGCCGAGGGCGTCGGCGGGCTGCTCGTGCCGCTGACGGCCGGCGGCTGGCTCGTGCGCGACCTCGTCGTGGCGCTCGGCCTGCCGGCGATCGTCGTCGCCCGGCCGGGACTGGGGACCATCAACCACACGCTGCTGACCCTGGAGGCCGCCCGCGGGGCGGGCATCGACGTCCGTGCGGTGGTGCTGTCGGGCTGGCCCGACGAGCCGTCGGCGATGCAGGTGTCCAACCGGCGCACGATCGGCGAGCTCGGCCACGTCGAGGTCGCGGTCCTCCCCCACGTCGGTGGCTTCACCGTCGCCGAGCTGGCGCGGGTGGGCCGGACCCTGCCCTACGATCGCTGGCTGTGA
- a CDS encoding GNAT family N-acetyltransferase — protein MIAATREEDLDDLLPLLRAYCDFYDVAPPDAALRALSEALLDGADGVQLLARDDGGRAVGFATVYWTWQTLTASRVGVMNDLFVAPAARGSGAAEALIAECADRARDHGATHLTWQTALDNARAQALYDRVGAQRSRWLDYELALGGAPRG, from the coding sequence GTGATCGCCGCGACACGGGAGGAGGACCTCGACGACCTCCTCCCGCTCCTGCGGGCCTACTGCGACTTCTACGACGTCGCCCCGCCCGACGCGGCGCTGCGCGCGCTCTCGGAGGCACTGCTCGACGGGGCCGACGGCGTGCAGCTGCTCGCGCGCGACGACGGCGGCCGCGCCGTCGGCTTCGCCACCGTGTACTGGACCTGGCAGACGCTGACCGCCTCCCGGGTCGGGGTGATGAACGATCTCTTCGTCGCGCCCGCCGCGCGGGGGTCGGGCGCCGCCGAGGCGCTCATCGCGGAGTGCGCGGACCGCGCGCGCGACCACGGCGCCACGCACCTGACGTGGCAGACCGCGCTGGACAACGCCCGGGCGCAGGCGCTCTACGACCGCGTCGGGGCGCAGCGCTCGCGCTGGCTGGACTACGAGCTGGCGCTGGGCGGCGCGCCGCGCGGGTAG
- the bioB gene encoding biotin synthase BioB, whose protein sequence is MLVGQREVRGCAEDCGFCAQSRFAEAETPMHAMMEPEQILEHAKAAEAAGAHRFCMVTQGQGLSKRDFEKVLEGARLVAQQTNLKRCASVGHMSVARAKALKEAGIQRVHHNVETAESYYPEVSSTVRYEGRLRTIQAVEEAGLETCVGGILNLGESREQRVEMAFELARIDPTSVPINLLNPRPGTKFGDRDYMDPWEVVKWIAIFRLILPAALFRLCGGRVENLGELQPLAVRAGLNGVMMGNFLTTLGSTPDEDRAMFTDLGLNVGRHADNGANPRPDNRSGWLEGETPDLVEDYLDTLEQATDAGITVTLWDPGTQLRYAKKDKVPPRPDGAPNRWPDGRPETAEPLSGMPHGL, encoded by the coding sequence GTGCTCGTTGGTCAACGCGAAGTCCGGGGGTGTGCGGAGGACTGCGGGTTCTGCGCGCAGTCGCGCTTCGCGGAGGCCGAGACGCCGATGCACGCGATGATGGAGCCTGAGCAGATCCTCGAGCACGCCAAGGCGGCCGAGGCCGCGGGCGCGCACCGGTTCTGCATGGTCACCCAGGGCCAGGGGCTGTCCAAGCGCGACTTCGAGAAGGTGCTGGAGGGCGCGCGGCTGGTGGCCCAGCAGACCAACCTCAAGCGCTGTGCGTCGGTGGGCCACATGAGCGTGGCGCGGGCCAAGGCGCTCAAGGAGGCGGGCATCCAGCGCGTGCACCACAACGTCGAGACCGCGGAGTCCTACTACCCCGAGGTGTCCTCGACGGTGCGCTACGAGGGCCGGCTGCGCACGATCCAGGCCGTCGAGGAGGCGGGGCTGGAGACCTGCGTGGGCGGGATCCTGAACCTGGGCGAGTCGCGCGAGCAGCGCGTGGAGATGGCCTTCGAGCTGGCGAGGATCGACCCGACGTCGGTGCCGATCAACCTCCTCAACCCGCGTCCGGGCACCAAGTTCGGCGACCGCGACTACATGGACCCGTGGGAGGTCGTCAAGTGGATCGCGATCTTCCGCCTGATCCTGCCCGCGGCCCTGTTCCGGCTGTGCGGCGGCCGGGTGGAGAACCTCGGCGAGCTGCAGCCCCTGGCGGTGCGGGCCGGGCTCAACGGGGTGATGATGGGCAACTTCCTGACCACGCTGGGCAGCACGCCCGACGAGGACCGCGCGATGTTCACCGACCTGGGCCTCAACGTCGGCCGCCACGCCGACAACGGCGCCAACCCGCGCCCCGACAACCGGTCGGGCTGGCTGGAGGGCGAGACCCCCGACCTCGTCGAGGACTACCTCGACACGCTGGAGCAGGCCACCGACGCCGGGATCACCGTGACGCTGTGGGACCCCGGCACCCAGCTGCGCTACGCCAAGAAGGACAAGGTCCCGCCCCGACCCGACGGCGCGCCCAACCGCTGGCCCGACGGGCGCCCGGAGACGGCCGAGCCGCTGTCCGGCATGCCGCACGGGCTCTAG
- a CDS encoding lysophospholipid acyltransferase family protein produces MSEQEQLASMKAQVYRDPRPKEFFDRFHERARTKPPNWAYEAVRICTALYSLVFFRARAISAEKVPPSGPVILAPNHFSFMDHFFVAAFIRRKVRFMAKSQLFSIPMQWVYSPGGVFPVRRGARDEEAFITANTILGHGGCVAMYCEGGRSRTGALAAEAKPGIGRLALQSGATIVPVAIHGSSRVRNWKKLQFPKVTIQFGEPFRFEQVAEPTREQSSATANAIFDEIKVLYAGLEAHGRSGIVARVRAERRAARRAAKAKRAAPA; encoded by the coding sequence ATGAGCGAGCAGGAGCAGCTGGCGTCGATGAAGGCGCAGGTCTACCGGGACCCTCGGCCGAAGGAGTTCTTCGACCGGTTCCACGAGCGTGCGCGCACGAAGCCTCCCAACTGGGCCTACGAGGCGGTGCGGATCTGCACGGCCCTGTACAGCCTCGTCTTCTTCCGCGCGCGCGCCATCTCCGCCGAGAAGGTCCCGCCGAGCGGTCCGGTCATCCTCGCGCCGAACCACTTCTCGTTCATGGACCACTTCTTCGTCGCCGCGTTCATCCGGCGCAAGGTGCGGTTCATGGCCAAGTCGCAGCTCTTCAGCATCCCGATGCAGTGGGTCTACTCGCCCGGCGGCGTGTTCCCCGTCCGGCGCGGCGCGCGCGACGAGGAGGCGTTCATCACCGCGAACACGATCCTGGGCCACGGCGGCTGCGTGGCGATGTACTGCGAGGGCGGCCGCTCGCGCACCGGCGCGCTGGCCGCCGAGGCCAAGCCCGGCATCGGCCGGCTGGCGCTGCAGTCGGGTGCGACGATCGTCCCCGTCGCCATCCACGGCTCGTCGCGCGTGCGCAACTGGAAGAAGCTCCAGTTCCCCAAGGTGACGATCCAGTTCGGCGAGCCGTTCCGCTTCGAGCAGGTCGCCGAGCCCACGCGCGAGCAGTCCTCCGCCACCGCCAACGCGATCTTCGACGAGATCAAGGTGCTCTACGCGGGCCTGGAGGCCCACGGCCGCAGCGGGATCGTGGCGCGGGTGCGCGCGGAGCGCCGCGCCGCCCGCCGCGCGGCCAAGGCCAAGCGCGCCGCGCCGGCGTGA